Proteins encoded by one window of Bacteroidia bacterium:
- a CDS encoding SiaB family protein kinase produces MNHTFSLFQSMEQDKIILSFKGDITQDLLASVYQIMESRMDQDKTDSKRKKRFYHILVECLQNVYHHMEDFRNVSEVTEISDGSAIFIIAKAKGEGYRIITGNYIKKEESEDLKSKLEKINSMNTDELRTYYLETLSTTELSQKGGAGLGMIDIARKSGHKIVYSFDGVTDTVSFFTLEVTIN; encoded by the coding sequence ATGAATCACACATTCTCACTGTTTCAGAGCATGGAACAAGATAAGATTATCCTTTCTTTTAAAGGAGATATTACTCAGGATTTGCTTGCATCTGTATATCAGATTATGGAGTCGAGAATGGATCAGGACAAGACTGATTCGAAGAGAAAGAAAAGATTTTATCACATTTTAGTCGAGTGTCTTCAGAATGTTTATCACCACATGGAAGATTTTAGAAATGTGAGTGAAGTAACTGAAATTTCTGACGGCTCTGCAATTTTTATCATTGCAAAAGCAAAAGGCGAAGGTTATAGAATTATTACAGGAAACTATATCAAGAAAGAAGAATCGGAAGATCTAAAATCAAAGCTTGAGAAAATTAATTCTATGAACACCGATGAATTGAGAACCTATTATCTTGAAACACTGAGTACCACAGAGCTTTCACAAAAAGGCGGTGCCGGTTTGGGAATGATTGATATTGCCCGCAAGTCGGGACATAAAATAGTTTACAGTTTTGACGGAGTAACCGATACTGTTAGTTTTTTTACCCTTGAAGTAACAATTAATTAA
- a CDS encoding GNAT family N-acetyltransferase, with the protein MNISWKFKPFNDLTAHELHDFLHLRQQVFIVEQNCPYSDIDKTDLLSFHLMALINQQSVGYARIIPPGVLYDEASIGRIVTHQQIRRTGLGKLVVEKSLGECQSIFPDSPIKIMAQSYLCKFYESFGFTVISEEFLEDNIPHIYMIKTK; encoded by the coding sequence ATGAATATTTCCTGGAAGTTTAAACCTTTTAATGATCTTACTGCACATGAACTGCATGATTTTTTACACCTCAGGCAGCAGGTTTTTATTGTGGAGCAAAATTGTCCTTATAGTGATATTGACAAAACAGATCTACTTTCATTTCATCTTATGGCTTTAATCAATCAGCAATCTGTTGGCTATGCCAGAATTATTCCTCCAGGTGTTTTATATGATGAAGCTTCTATAGGACGCATTGTAACACATCAACAGATTAGGCGAACAGGGTTGGGAAAATTAGTGGTTGAAAAATCGTTAGGAGAATGTCAGAGCATATTCCCTGACAGCCCAATAAAAATTATGGCACAAAGTTACCTTTGTAAATTTTACGAATCATTTGGATTTACAGTCATTAGTGAAGAATTTTTGGAAGATAATATTCCACATATTTATATGATTAAAACAAAATAA
- a CDS encoding M1 family metallopeptidase encodes MKNILFLILVPITMFADKPKEEGGEYVKDEHSYSNPAEIVVQHLDLNLKADFSAKKLVGFVTLQIKNITNADTLRLDTYNLKVESVKINDAPVKFILKPADEILGSELAIPVAASTKEVTIYYETSPDARALQWLNPEQTAGKKHPFLYTQSQAILARSWIPLQDTPGIKFTWTANIHCPEKLMAVMSCPMNPKNTEKGTYNFKMPFAVPSYLMALSIGDLSYKAYDNRCGIYAEPVMLDKAFHEFTDLPAMIASAEQLYGKYPWKQYDVLVLPPSFPFGGMENPCVTFATPTIITGDRSLVSLIAHELAHSWSGNLVTNATWNDFWLNEGFTVYFESRIMEKIYGKDYADMLTLLSQNELKHTVAEMGSNNPDTKLYINLNGRDPDDGVGDIAYEKGRFFLLALEQAAGRDVWDAFLKKYFEEHRFQTMTTKKFLYYLDVNLLQENPLIKQKVNVDEWVYGTGLPKSLPIIKSKYFDQVEKAAEAFIKQPTVMPDTAGWTTHHYLHFLRTIAPEMTYEKAVALDNHFHFTQIQNSEIAFDWFMISIACHYKPAYKALENFLNTVGRRKFIAPLYRKAAADSTLKPWIEEIYHSARPGYHAVAVKTIDEIFEGK; translated from the coding sequence ATGAAAAATATTTTATTTTTAATTCTAGTACCGATTACCATGTTTGCAGATAAGCCAAAAGAGGAAGGTGGAGAATATGTTAAAGATGAACATTCTTATTCCAACCCTGCAGAAATTGTTGTGCAACATCTTGACTTAAATCTTAAAGCTGATTTTTCTGCTAAAAAACTAGTAGGCTTCGTAACCTTACAAATTAAAAATATTACAAATGCAGACACCTTGCGTTTAGACACCTATAATCTGAAAGTAGAAAGTGTTAAAATCAATGATGCCCCTGTTAAATTTATTTTGAAACCTGCTGATGAGATTTTAGGCAGCGAACTTGCCATTCCTGTTGCAGCAAGCACAAAAGAGGTTACCATTTATTATGAAACATCACCTGATGCACGTGCATTACAATGGTTAAACCCTGAACAAACTGCCGGCAAAAAACACCCTTTTTTATATACCCAATCGCAAGCCATACTGGCGCGCAGCTGGATTCCATTACAAGATACACCGGGAATAAAATTTACTTGGACTGCAAATATTCATTGTCCCGAAAAATTGATGGCTGTTATGAGTTGCCCAATGAATCCAAAAAATACAGAAAAAGGAACTTACAATTTTAAAATGCCTTTTGCTGTACCTTCCTATCTGATGGCATTGAGTATTGGCGACCTTTCTTACAAAGCCTATGACAACCGTTGTGGCATTTACGCAGAACCTGTTATGCTGGACAAAGCTTTTCATGAGTTTACAGATTTGCCTGCAATGATTGCATCTGCAGAGCAGCTTTATGGAAAATATCCCTGGAAACAATATGATGTTTTAGTTCTGCCACCTTCTTTCCCGTTCGGTGGGATGGAAAATCCATGTGTCACATTTGCAACACCTACTATTATCACCGGTGACCGCTCATTGGTTAGCCTCATTGCGCATGAATTGGCACACTCATGGAGTGGTAATTTAGTAACCAATGCCACATGGAACGACTTCTGGCTAAATGAAGGCTTTACCGTTTACTTTGAATCGCGCATCATGGAAAAAATTTATGGTAAAGATTATGCTGACATGTTGACTTTACTCTCACAAAATGAACTGAAGCACACTGTTGCCGAAATGGGTAGCAACAATCCAGACACCAAACTTTATATAAACCTTAATGGCCGTGATCCTGATGATGGCGTTGGTGATATTGCCTATGAAAAAGGGCGTTTTTTTCTGCTTGCACTCGAGCAGGCAGCCGGCCGTGATGTTTGGGATGCTTTTTTAAAAAAATATTTTGAAGAGCATCGCTTTCAAACCATGACAACAAAAAAATTTCTATATTATCTGGATGTGAATCTCCTACAGGAAAATCCTCTGATAAAACAAAAAGTAAATGTTGACGAGTGGGTATATGGTACAGGATTACCGAAAAGTCTACCTATCATCAAGAGCAAATATTTTGATCAGGTTGAAAAAGCAGCCGAAGCATTTATCAAGCAGCCAACAGTCATGCCTGACACTGCAGGTTGGACAACACATCACTACCTTCATTTTCTGCGAACTATTGCTCCTGAAATGACCTACGAAAAAGCTGTTGCCTTAGATAATCATTTTCACTTCACTCAAATTCAAAATTCGGAAATTGCATTTGACTGGTTTATGATTTCCATTGCCTGTCATTACAAGCCAGCGTATAAAGCATTGGAAAATTTTCTTAACACAGTAGGACGCAGAAAATTTATTGCACCTCTTTATCGAAAAGCAGCAGCAGATTCAACATTAAAACCGTGGATAGAAGAAATTTATCATTCTGCACGTCCGGGCTATCATGCAGTTGCTGTAAAAACTATTGATGAAATTTTTGAAGGAAAATAA
- a CDS encoding uroporphyrinogen-III synthase, protein MAGNSKVKTILVTQPKPETEKNPYFDLAKKFNVKIDFQPFIQIEGIPAKDFRKDRVNVAEFQAVILTSRQAADHYFRMASEMRMTNFDEVKFFCVSESTAFYLQKYITYRKRKVFYGNNSINDLTDVLKKHKKEKFLLPCSEVMNPDIINTLKEGNLNFITAAIYRTVSSDLSDVNIESFDMIVFFSPSGVQSLLKNFPKYKQGNTRIATFGVSTSQTAKDAKLKVEIEAPIPQAPSMTMAIEQYLKKANK, encoded by the coding sequence ATGGCCGGAAATTCGAAAGTAAAGACAATACTCGTAACGCAACCCAAGCCGGAAACGGAAAAGAATCCGTACTTTGATCTTGCAAAAAAGTTCAATGTAAAAATTGACTTTCAGCCATTTATTCAGATTGAGGGTATTCCTGCAAAAGATTTTCGCAAAGACCGTGTTAATGTAGCAGAATTTCAGGCAGTGATTTTAACCAGTCGTCAGGCTGCTGATCATTATTTTAGAATGGCTTCAGAAATGCGTATGACTAATTTTGATGAAGTAAAATTTTTCTGTGTATCTGAGTCAACAGCTTTTTATCTTCAGAAATATATTACTTACCGCAAGCGCAAAGTTTTTTATGGCAACAACAGCATCAACGATTTGACTGATGTGTTGAAGAAACATAAGAAAGAAAAGTTTTTGCTTCCTTGCAGCGAAGTGATGAATCCCGACATCATAAATACTTTGAAGGAAGGCAACCTTAATTTTATAACTGCTGCCATTTACAGAACGGTAAGCAGCGATCTTTCTGATGTGAATATTGAATCATTTGATATGATTGTGTTCTTTAGTCCTTCCGGTGTACAGTCGCTGTTGAAGAATTTTCCTAAGTACAAACAAGGCAATACCAGAATTGCAACATTTGGTGTCTCCACATCTCAAACTGCTAAAGATGCTAAGTTAAAAGTAGAAATAGAAGCTCCTATTCCTCAGGCACCAAGTATGACAATGGCTATTGAGCAGTATCTGAAGAAAGCTAATAAATAA
- a CDS encoding sigma-70 family RNA polymerase sigma factor → MWLIRSKDKNALSDEELIQHYRKHSDKQAVGVLFNRYSHLVFGVCMKYLKDSDDSKDAVLQIFEKLYADLLKHDVQKFSYWIHRVAQNFCLMQLRSRQAAKNRADNYSLDEIASSTEFEPENTDHAHEKETELLMLEEAIKTLNEEQRICIELFFLKEKCYNEITDLTGFDFKQVKSFIQNGKRNLRIYMEKNNHVKS, encoded by the coding sequence ATGTGGCTCATCCGGAGTAAGGATAAAAATGCACTTAGTGATGAAGAGCTCATTCAACACTATCGTAAACATAGCGACAAACAGGCAGTAGGTGTATTGTTTAACCGCTATTCGCACCTGGTGTTTGGGGTTTGTATGAAATACCTTAAAGATTCAGACGACAGTAAAGATGCCGTATTACAGATATTTGAAAAACTGTATGCCGATTTGTTAAAACATGACGTGCAGAAATTTTCGTACTGGATACACCGTGTTGCCCAAAACTTTTGTCTGATGCAGTTGCGCAGCAGACAGGCTGCAAAAAACAGAGCAGACAATTACAGCCTGGATGAAATTGCTTCATCAACAGAATTTGAACCTGAAAATACTGATCATGCACATGAAAAAGAAACGGAACTACTGATGCTTGAAGAAGCAATAAAAACATTGAATGAAGAACAAAGAATATGTATTGAATTATTTTTCCTGAAAGAAAAATGTTATAATGAAATAACAGACCTTACCGGTTTTGATTTCAAACAGGTGAAGAGTTTTATTCAGAATGGAAAAAGAAATCTCAGAATTTATATGGAGAAAAATAATCATGTCAAGTCGTAA
- a CDS encoding tetratricopeptide repeat protein, producing MEKEISEFIWRKIIMSSRKIEIFKTSDCVDKERLTKYVQGKMTNAEKHIVEKHLTDCELCSDAAEGLAMLTTMQPLDETSKQVSDKYYATSKQTSSINRWYYAAASVAILIATGWIISNYSYKHENTAEQINKPAVQQKINTQTPSTNSDAAIEESSIQPPPPPPAEERIQQASKNIVKEHNAMVAKSSAEDKAFAATESVQEKDAVNEHTSAGVAAPIVSESVAVDGDVVAAVIPTTKNIEGLKVYDYSNQYKREKNIARDDNGIPASYESKKEMEKSKRLNNMQPREVKYQDFLTEALVDYKNKKYPSAINKLQLLLSDNHSDVNALFYTAMSYSENQQYDKALHFLDRLDAQSNNTFNQESAWHRALLLLQKGEQDKAKELLQKIISSKGFYATQAQQKLNETK from the coding sequence ATGGAAAAAGAAATCTCAGAATTTATATGGAGAAAAATAATCATGTCAAGTCGTAAAATTGAAATATTTAAAACCTCTGACTGCGTTGATAAAGAACGCCTGACAAAGTATGTGCAGGGAAAAATGACAAATGCCGAAAAGCATATAGTTGAAAAACACCTGACAGACTGCGAGCTATGTTCCGATGCAGCCGAAGGCCTTGCCATGTTAACCACAATGCAACCACTTGACGAAACCAGCAAGCAGGTGTCCGATAAATATTACGCTACTTCAAAACAGACATCATCTATAAACCGATGGTACTATGCCGCAGCATCTGTTGCAATTTTAATTGCAACAGGCTGGATTATTTCTAACTATTCTTATAAACATGAAAATACAGCTGAACAAATTAACAAACCTGCTGTACAACAGAAAATAAACACACAAACACCTTCAACCAATAGTGATGCCGCAATAGAGGAGTCTTCCATTCAACCTCCACCACCACCGCCTGCAGAAGAAAGAATCCAACAGGCATCAAAAAATATAGTTAAAGAACATAATGCAATGGTGGCAAAATCAAGTGCAGAAGATAAAGCCTTTGCTGCGACAGAATCTGTTCAGGAAAAAGATGCAGTTAATGAACATACATCAGCAGGTGTTGCTGCTCCAATAGTTTCGGAATCTGTGGCTGTAGATGGTGATGTTGTTGCTGCTGTGATACCGACAACAAAAAATATTGAAGGCCTAAAAGTGTATGACTACTCCAATCAATACAAACGAGAAAAAAACATCGCCAGAGATGACAATGGCATTCCTGCAAGTTATGAATCGAAAAAAGAAATGGAAAAATCCAAAAGGCTTAATAATATGCAGCCTCGCGAAGTTAAATATCAGGACTTTTTGACTGAAGCATTGGTGGATTACAAAAACAAAAAATACCCATCTGCAATTAACAAGTTACAACTACTACTTTCAGACAATCATAGCGATGTAAATGCACTGTTCTATACGGCAATGTCCTACAGCGAAAATCAACAGTATGATAAAGCACTACACTTCCTTGACCGATTAGATGCACAATCAAATAATACATTTAATCAGGAATCGGCTTGGCACAGGGCATTACTGCTGCTGCAAAAAGGTGAACAGGATAAAGCAAAAGAGTTATTACAGAAAATAATTTCTTCAAAAGGATTTTATGCCACACAAGCGCAGCAAAAACTGAATGAGACTAAATAA
- a CDS encoding DUF1987 domain-containing protein, with protein MDKLIIEPGIKTPHITFDAANGSLEIKGKSIPENSIEFYKPVYDWLDAYTAQPKDQTLLTVQLEYFNTSSSKCLLDLFRKLENIHTSGKGKVNVKWLYEEDDEDIMEAGDDYQTIVKLPFSIEKISG; from the coding sequence ATGGATAAGCTGATTATTGAACCTGGCATAAAAACACCTCACATTACATTTGATGCTGCCAATGGAAGTCTTGAAATTAAAGGTAAATCCATTCCGGAAAATTCTATAGAATTTTATAAGCCTGTTTACGATTGGCTCGATGCCTATACTGCACAGCCCAAAGATCAAACCTTGCTGACAGTACAGCTGGAATATTTTAACACCAGCTCGTCAAAGTGCCTGCTCGACTTGTTCAGGAAACTTGAAAACATTCATACTTCAGGTAAAGGCAAGGTAAATGTAAAGTGGCTTTATGAGGAAGATGACGAAGACATTATGGAAGCCGGTGATGACTATCAGACCATTGTAAAACTTCCTTTTAGTATCGAGAAAATTTCAGGATAA
- a CDS encoding DUF4271 domain-containing protein — translation MSLPQLIVTDSSRTGKIPFSPFKRTQEDSVQQTKKEKIGNQVVKQGLSLKTDSLKVNVTGIDTVRPLANDSIQQVGDTSVAGMLRLFRFTDEENDELNNTDQPFISSSTYFKQHQLEVKSSSPQLFNKIAPDWFTVVLFFLIAGITTVKVFYQNIFRQLVEAVYSFAVTNQVVRDENLLVQRASVLLNVIFYCSSGLFFYWISVRYNWNHPILNEGLLRFLFFAFVTAVFFTVKMLLLKLIGTVFNLDKPVAVFIFSIFLTNNLLGVLLVLITSFMAYLSGVSLINYIYLVIGILALAFIFLLYRAFLISRTVQGYSLYYLILYFCTLEIVPIVLIIKLASE, via the coding sequence ATGTCATTGCCGCAACTTATTGTTACTGACAGCAGCCGAACTGGAAAGATTCCTTTTTCTCCTTTCAAAAGGACGCAGGAAGATTCTGTTCAGCAAACGAAGAAAGAGAAAATAGGCAACCAGGTTGTGAAACAGGGTCTCTCTCTAAAAACCGATAGCTTAAAAGTTAATGTCACCGGTATAGATACAGTAAGACCTTTAGCAAACGATAGTATTCAACAAGTGGGTGACACATCTGTTGCCGGCATGTTGAGATTATTTCGTTTTACTGATGAGGAAAATGATGAATTAAACAATACGGATCAGCCATTTATTTCGTCTTCTACCTATTTCAAACAGCATCAACTGGAGGTAAAATCTTCATCACCACAATTGTTTAATAAGATAGCTCCCGATTGGTTTACTGTAGTTCTATTTTTTCTGATTGCAGGTATTACAACCGTAAAAGTTTTTTATCAGAATATTTTCCGACAGTTAGTAGAAGCTGTATATAGTTTTGCTGTTACCAATCAGGTTGTGCGCGATGAAAATTTATTAGTTCAGCGTGCTTCTGTTTTACTGAATGTAATTTTCTATTGCAGTTCAGGTTTATTTTTTTATTGGATTAGTGTTCGCTACAACTGGAATCATCCAATTTTGAATGAAGGACTGTTGCGTTTTTTGTTTTTTGCATTCGTGACAGCAGTTTTTTTTACAGTTAAAATGTTGCTACTAAAACTTATAGGCACTGTTTTTAATCTCGATAAACCGGTGGCGGTTTTTATTTTTTCCATTTTTTTAACCAACAACTTATTAGGCGTTTTGCTAGTGCTGATTACTTCATTTATGGCATATTTATCGGGTGTGAGTTTGATAAATTACATATATCTGGTGATAGGAATCCTTGCTCTGGCATTTATTTTTTTATTGTACAGGGCTTTTTTGATTTCCCGTACTGTGCAAGGTTATTCTTTGTATTATTTAATTTTATACTTTTGCACCCTTGAAATTGTACCGATTGTATTGATAATAAAGCTTGCATCGGAGTAA